From Gimesia panareensis, the proteins below share one genomic window:
- the efp gene encoding elongation factor P, with translation MPQISTGDFRKGIKVIVEGEPYEMIEVNFVKPGKGQALYRTKLRNLLKGTILDRTYKSGGESLEQADIRKGDGQYMYKDATGLHFMDNDTYEQYSIDEAVCGNAADYLLDGAICSLLFWNDQLIGMDPPQQVIVEVTYTEPAAKGNTATNVTKPATVETGATVNVPAFINVGEKIKVDTATGSYVERVRE, from the coding sequence ATGCCACAAATCAGCACAGGCGATTTTCGCAAGGGTATTAAAGTTATTGTCGAAGGTGAACCGTACGAAATGATCGAGGTCAATTTCGTCAAACCGGGTAAGGGACAGGCCTTATATCGTACCAAACTGCGAAATCTGCTGAAGGGAACGATTCTCGACCGGACCTATAAGAGTGGCGGGGAAAGTCTGGAGCAGGCTGACATTCGCAAAGGCGATGGTCAGTATATGTACAAGGATGCCACTGGCCTGCATTTCATGGACAATGATACTTACGAGCAATACTCCATTGATGAAGCAGTCTGTGGCAATGCTGCCGACTACCTGCTGGATGGGGCCATCTGCAGCCTGCTGTTCTGGAATGATCAGCTGATCGGCATGGATCCGCCACAGCAGGTGATTGTGGAAGTCACCTACACTGAACCAGCTGCCAAAGGAAATACGGCTACCAACGTCACCAAGCCTGCCACGGTCGAGACCGGGGCGACTGTCAACGTTCCCGCCTTTATCAATGTGGGTGAAAAAATCAAAGTGGATACTGCCACCGGTTCCTATGTAGAACGGGTTCGGGAGTAA
- the epmB gene encoding EF-P beta-lysylation protein EpmB, translating to MSSTLPETTWQKSLAQSIRDPQELITRLRLPEELLPAAEKSARLFPLMVPPSYLARMEPGNPHDPLLKQVLPLQAEEDQFPGFSNDAVGDLQVRPTPGLLHKYHGRALLIASGACAIHCRYCFRRHYPYGEDPRTLAEWEAVWDALEQDASIQEVILSGGDPLMLTDARLRVFCERIAAIPHVKRLRIHSRLPVVLPDRIHSGLIEILERTKAAGTTVWMVIHANHPQEIAVDVEQAIQQLIQSGIPVLNQAVLLKGVNDVVEPLVGLSEKLINLGVMPYYLHQLDRVSGVAHFEVPEAQGRALIRELRVRLPGYAVPQYVREIMGEPHKTSLMD from the coding sequence ATGTCCTCAACTTTACCCGAAACCACCTGGCAGAAGTCACTCGCGCAATCGATTCGGGATCCGCAGGAACTGATCACCCGCTTGAGACTGCCAGAAGAACTGCTGCCCGCCGCGGAAAAAAGTGCCCGTTTGTTCCCATTGATGGTTCCCCCCAGCTATCTGGCACGGATGGAACCAGGCAATCCGCATGATCCTCTGTTGAAACAGGTACTGCCCCTTCAGGCGGAAGAGGACCAGTTCCCAGGCTTCAGCAACGATGCCGTCGGCGATCTGCAGGTCCGGCCCACTCCCGGTCTGCTGCATAAGTACCATGGACGAGCCCTGCTGATCGCCAGCGGTGCCTGTGCCATCCATTGTCGCTACTGTTTTCGACGTCATTATCCTTACGGAGAGGATCCCCGTACCCTGGCGGAGTGGGAAGCGGTCTGGGACGCATTGGAGCAGGACGCATCCATTCAGGAAGTCATTCTCAGTGGTGGTGACCCGCTGATGCTGACTGACGCACGATTGCGGGTGTTCTGTGAGCGTATCGCGGCGATCCCGCATGTCAAACGACTGCGGATCCACAGCCGACTGCCGGTGGTCTTACCGGACCGCATTCACTCAGGACTGATTGAGATCCTGGAACGCACCAAAGCAGCAGGCACCACAGTCTGGATGGTCATCCACGCCAATCACCCCCAGGAGATCGCTGTTGATGTTGAACAGGCGATCCAGCAACTCATCCAGTCGGGCATTCCCGTATTGAATCAGGCCGTCCTGCTCAAAGGCGTCAATGATGTTGTGGAGCCCCTGGTAGGGTTGTCAGAGAAACTGATCAATCTGGGAGTCATGCCCTACTATCTGCATCAACTCGATCGCGTGAGTGGAGTCGCCCACTTTGAGGTTCCGGAAGCGCAGGGGAGGGCATTGATTCGTGAACTGCGGGTCCGACTGCCAGGCTATGCTGTCCCCCAGTATGTGCGGGAAATCATGGGCGAACCGCACAAAACTTCGCTGATGGATTAA